From a single Nymphaea colorata isolate Beijing-Zhang1983 chromosome 4, ASM883128v2, whole genome shotgun sequence genomic region:
- the LOC116253431 gene encoding receptor-like protein kinase 7, translating into MVVGKAGMAVDFFRRVLLPALLFLCYFSAVNCFRGPLLDLKSALQGSSPTDVFDTWQESDFSPCNWTGISCNSARYVTGIDLSNRNLTGSFALDLLCGLPALQTLKLSGNSLGGRVSSSINNCSTLQHLDLSDNHFAGEVPELWNLAGLRVLNLSLNRFSGPFPESSLRNKSNLEWLKLGDNPFDRSPFPEEMVGLRQLRWVYLTNSNLEGRIPPGIGNLTELVNLELSSNALSGEIPAEITMLKNLLQLELYNNSLSGKLPTGFGNLSNLGSFDASLNSLEGDLSELRYLTKLTSLQLYSNHLSGPVPPEFGDLRNLVNLSLFSNMLTGTLPSKLGSWSEFDFIDVSDNQLTGPIPPDMCAKGKMTKLLLLDNQFSGEIPATYGNCSSMVRFRVLNNLLSGTVPAGIWGLPNIVIIDLRWNSFEGPVTSDIKKARSLSQLFISGNNFSGFLPPEISEATSLMSIDGSFNRFSGEIPQTIGKLQNLNQLILNHNNFSGSLPDALGSCSALKELNLAENSLSGEIPSTLGGINVLNSLNLSRNQLSGEIPASLSSLKLSSVDLSYNRLTGPIPPELANEAFSGSFSGNPGLCSLTTGCFSSVHRSSYRTLVMCLVAITVFLVLLGIVVCFKSQKAESSSFRDESWDLKAFQVLTFTEQEVINAIREENRIGRGGSGEVYRVDLVNGSTVVVKHIAHPESDICRTNSSGTVSILKRTSAWGRRREFEAEVAVLSSIRHVNVVKLFCSITSDDSSLLVYEYLPNGSLWEQLHGDQSKEGLGWPTRFQIAVGAARGLEYLHHGCERPVIHRDVKSSNILLDEYFRARIADFGLAKVAMSSAPSDDSSYSVAGTHGYIAPEYAYTWRIDEKSDVYSFGVVLLELVTGKRPVMPEFGENKDLVHWVSDKLGSKEGMRGLVDPAIPEKHKEEATKVLRVGVLCTAKRSSWRPTMRAVVQMLEEVGGGARIGDPP; encoded by the exons ATGGTAGTGGGAAAAGCAGGAATGGCCGTCGATTTTTTCCGGCGAGTGCTGTTGCCGGCTCTGCTCTTTCTCTGTTACTTTTCCGCCGTCAATTGCTTCCGAGGGCCATTACTGGACCTGAAGTCCGCTCTTCAAGGCTCCTCGCCGACCGACGTCTTCGATACATGGCAGGAATCTGATTTTTCTCCATGCAATTGGACTGGTATATCTTGCAATTCCGCCAGATACGTGACGGGAATCGACCTAAGCAACCGGAACCTGACCGGAAGCTTCGCGCTGGACTTGTTGTGCGGTCTTCCCGCCCTGCAGACGCTTAAACTCTCGGGGAATTCTCTAGGCGGTCGTGTCTCTTCCTCCATCAACAACTGCAGTACCCTCCAGCATCTCGACCTCTCAGACAATCACTTTGCCGGCGAGGTGCCTGAATTGTGGAACCTCGCGGGTCTGCGAGTTCTGAACCTCTCTTTGAATAGATTCTCCGGCCCGTTTCCGGAAAGCTCCCTGCGTAACAAATCCAACTTAGAGTGGTTGAAGCTAGGGGATAACCCCTTTGATCGCAGCCCCTTCCCCGAAGAGATGGTCGGCCTAAGGCAGCTCCGGTGGGTCTACCTCACGAATAGTAATCTGGAAGGGAGAATTCCACCAGGGATCGGTAATTTGACGGAGCTCGTAAACTTGGAGCTCTCCAGTAATGCCCTCTCCGGTGAGATTCCGGCGGAGATTACAATGCTTAAGAACCTCTTGCAGCTCGAGCTCTACAACAACTCTCTCTCTGGGAAGCTTCCGACGGGCTTCGGTAATCTCTCGAATCTGGGAAGTTTCGACGCGTCTCTAAACTCCCTTGAGGGAGATCTCTCCGAGTTGAGGTATCTAACGAAGCTTACCTCGCTACAGCTCTACAGCAACCACCTCTCCGGCCCTGTCCCACCGGAATTCGGCGATCTCAGGAACCTCGTGAACCTCTCTCTGTTCTCGAATATGCTGACAGGTACTCTTCCTTCTAAGCTTGGCAGCTGGTCGGAGTTCGACTTCATCGACGTGTCCGACAACCAACTGACAGGCCCCATCCCGCCGGACATGTGCGCTAAGGGAAAGATGACCAAGTTGCTTTTACTTGACAATCAGTTTTCCGGCGAAATTCCGGCAACCTATGGCAACTGTAGCTCGATGGTCCGCTTTCGGGTGCTCAACAACCTTCTCTCGGGAACCGTTCCGGCAGGAATCTGGGGTCTGCCGAACATCGTGATCATTGATCTCAGGTGGAATTCGTTCGAAGGACCCGTGACTTCGGATATAAAAAAGGCTCGATCACTCTCTCAGCTCTTCATCTCTGGCAACAACTTCTCCGGCTTCCTGCCGCCGGAAATCTCAGAAGCGACGTCCTTAATGTCCATCGACGGGAGCTTCAACAGATTCTCCGGCGAGATTCCGCAGACGATAGGCAAGCTCCAGAACCTCAACCAACTCATCCTTAATCACAACAATTTCTCGGGTAGTTTGCCGGACGCCCTGGGCTCCTGCTCAGCCTTAAAGGAGTTAAATCTTGCCGAAAACAGCCTATCGGGCGAAATACCATCCACCTTGGGAGGCATCAATGTCCTCAATTCCCTCAATCTTTCCAGAAACCAACTCTCGGGCGAGATTCCGGCGAGCCTCTCGTCATTAAAGCTGAGCTCTGTGGACCTCTCCTACAATCGCCTCACTGGCCCAATCCCTCCTGAGCTCGCCAACGAGGCGTTCAGCGGGAGCTTCTCCGGGAATCCGGGCCTCTGCAGCCTCACCACCGGATGTTTTTCCAGCGTCCACCGGTCTTCCTACCGGACCCTAGTCATGTGCCTCGTCGCCATCACCGTCTTCCTCGTGCTGCTCGGCATCGTCGTCTGCTTCAAGTCGCAAAAGGCGGAGTCCTCCTCTTTCCGTGACGAGTCGTGGGACCTCAAGGCCTTTCAGGTGCTGACGTTCACGGAGCAGGAGGTCATCAACGCAATCAGGGAGGAGAACCGGATCGGACGAGGCGGTTCGGGAGAGGTGTACCGGGTCGACCTGGTGAACGGGAGCACGGTGGTCGTGAAGCACATCGCGCACCCGGAGTCGGACATCTGCCGGACGAATAGCAGCGGCACAGTCTCCATTCTGAAAAGAACGAGTGCGTGGGGAAGGCGACGGGAGTTCGAGGCGGAGGTGGCCGTGCTGAGCTCCATCCGCCATGTGAACGTGGTGAAGCTCTTCTGCAGCATCACGAGCGACGACTCGAGCCTGCTGGTGTACGAGTACCTCCCCAACGGCAGCCTCTGGGAGCAACTGCACGGCGACCAGAGCAAGGAAGGGCTGGGCTGGCCGACCCGATTCCAGATCGCCGTCGGGGCGGCCAGGGGGCTGGAGTACCTCCACCACGGCTGCGAACGGCCGGTCATCCACCGCGACGTCAAGTCGAGCAACATCCTTCTGGACGAGTACTTCCGGGCGAGGATCGCTGATTTTGGGCTCGCCAAGGTCGCAATGTCGAGTGCGCCCAGCGACGACTCATCGTATTCAGTTGCTGGCACTCATGGCTACATTGCTCCTG AATATGCGTATACGTGGAGAATAGACGAGAAGAGCGACGTGTACAGCTTCGGGGTGGTGCTGTTGGAGCTCGTGACCGGAAAAAGGCCGGTGATGCCGGAATTCGGCGAGAACAAGGACCTAGTTCATTGGGTGTCGGATAAGCTGGGTAGCAAGGAGGGCATGAGGGGGCTGGTGGACCCAGCCATCCCGGAGAAGCACAAGGAAGAGGCGACGAAGGTGCTGAGGGTGGGCGTCCTTTGCACGGCGAAGCGGTCGAGCTGGAGGCCCACCATGAGGGCGGTGGTTCAGATGCTGGAGGAAGTGGGCGGAGGCGCTAGAATTGGAGACCCACCATGA